Proteins encoded within one genomic window of Thermococcus celer Vu 13 = JCM 8558:
- a CDS encoding tryptophan--tRNA ligase, which translates to MDDGFKVTPWDVEGLVDYNRLIEEFGTSPLTDELLEKTAQLTKSELPLYFRRRFFFSHRDYDKVLADYENGKGFFLYTGRGPSGPMHIGHIIPFFATKWLQERFGVNLYIQITDDEKFLFKERLTFEDTKRWAYDNILDIIAVGFDPDRTFIFQDSEFTKIYEMAIPIAKKINYSMAKAVFGFTDQSKIGMIFYPAIQAAPTFFERKRCLIPSAIDQDPYWRLQRDFAESLGYYKTAALHSKFVPGLMGLEGKMSASKPETAIYLTDDPEEAGKKLWKYALTGGRATAKEQREKGGNPEKCVVFKWFEIFFEPDDKKLMERYHACKNGELLCGQCKRDLIKRVQDFLREHQRRRKEAEKKVEKFKYTGELAREQWDRAIPEALKG; encoded by the coding sequence ATGGACGACGGATTTAAGGTCACCCCATGGGACGTTGAGGGTCTGGTGGACTACAATAGGCTCATAGAGGAGTTCGGAACGAGCCCGCTGACGGACGAGCTGCTCGAGAAGACCGCCCAGCTCACGAAGAGCGAACTGCCGCTATACTTCAGGAGGAGGTTCTTCTTCTCCCACAGGGACTACGACAAGGTTCTTGCCGATTACGAGAACGGAAAGGGTTTCTTCCTCTACACGGGGAGGGGCCCGAGCGGGCCGATGCACATAGGCCACATAATCCCCTTCTTCGCCACGAAGTGGCTCCAGGAGAGGTTCGGCGTCAACCTCTACATCCAGATAACCGACGACGAGAAGTTCCTCTTCAAGGAGAGGCTCACCTTCGAGGATACGAAGAGATGGGCCTACGACAACATCCTCGACATAATCGCGGTGGGCTTCGATCCCGACAGAACCTTCATCTTCCAGGACAGCGAGTTCACCAAGATCTACGAGATGGCCATCCCGATAGCCAAGAAGATAAACTACTCGATGGCGAAGGCCGTCTTCGGGTTCACCGACCAGAGCAAGATAGGGATGATATTCTATCCTGCGATACAGGCCGCCCCGACCTTCTTCGAGAGGAAGCGGTGCCTGATTCCATCGGCGATAGACCAGGACCCCTACTGGCGCCTCCAGAGGGACTTCGCCGAGAGCCTCGGTTACTACAAGACCGCCGCCCTCCACTCCAAGTTCGTTCCGGGCCTGATGGGCCTCGAAGGCAAGATGAGCGCGTCGAAGCCTGAGACCGCCATCTACCTCACGGACGACCCCGAGGAAGCCGGTAAAAAGCTCTGGAAGTACGCGTTGACGGGAGGAAGGGCTACGGCGAAGGAACAGCGCGAGAAGGGTGGAAACCCTGAGAAGTGCGTCGTCTTCAAGTGGTTCGAGATATTCTTCGAGCCGGACGACAAAAAGCTCATGGAGCGCTACCACGCCTGCAAAAACGGCGAGCTCCTCTGCGGCCAGTGCAAGCGCGACCTCATAAAGCGCGTCCAGGATTTCCTGAGGGAGCATCAGCGGAGGAGGAAGGAAGCGGAGAAGAAGGTCGAGAAGTTCAAGTACACGGGCGAGCTCGCGAGGGAGCAGTGGGATAGGGCGATTCCGGAGGCGCTGAAGGGCTGA
- a CDS encoding acetate--CoA ligase family protein, giving the protein MEAPELDFLFYPRSVAVIGASNVPGKVGNAIMRSITLKYEGRVYAVNVRGGEIEVNGRKFQVYRSVKEIPDEIDVAVIAVPAKFVPDVIDECGEKGVKGAVVISAGFKEAGRAELEEELVRRARKWGIRVVGPNCLGVTNLENGFDCNFNPPERQARPPTGKIAFMSQSGAFGAAILDWAANHKIGMSKFISLGNMADLDESDFMAYLGEDPKTGVITGYIEGVKDGRKFFNTAREVTLRKPVIVLKSGRTEAGAKAAASHTGSLAGSYAIYRAAFTQAGVLEAKSMRQLFNYAKALAMQKPAKGNRVAIVTNGGGAGVMMSDGLLERGMKLAELSEETRERFRRDIEEGRLPEHMSYRNPIDVIGDAPSSRYERAMRYALEDENVDLLVVIALFQSPALDEGIVEAVAKMGEYGKSIVFVAPGGDYPHKMARNIELRGVPVYETVEDGVDAVYALVKYGEWLRENGKL; this is encoded by the coding sequence ATGGAGGCTCCAGAGCTCGATTTCCTGTTCTACCCGAGGAGCGTCGCTGTTATAGGTGCCTCGAACGTTCCTGGAAAGGTTGGAAACGCCATAATGCGCTCGATAACTCTCAAGTACGAGGGCAGGGTCTACGCCGTCAACGTCAGGGGAGGCGAGATAGAGGTCAACGGGAGGAAGTTCCAGGTTTACAGGAGCGTTAAGGAGATCCCCGACGAGATCGACGTTGCGGTCATAGCGGTTCCTGCTAAGTTCGTTCCGGATGTGATCGACGAGTGCGGCGAGAAGGGCGTTAAGGGGGCCGTTGTCATCTCGGCCGGCTTCAAGGAGGCCGGGAGGGCTGAACTCGAGGAGGAACTCGTGAGGAGGGCCAGGAAGTGGGGCATCAGGGTCGTCGGCCCCAACTGCCTCGGCGTCACGAACCTCGAGAACGGTTTCGACTGCAACTTCAACCCGCCGGAGAGACAGGCGAGGCCGCCAACCGGGAAGATAGCCTTCATGAGCCAGAGCGGCGCCTTCGGGGCGGCCATCCTCGACTGGGCCGCCAACCACAAGATAGGTATGAGCAAGTTCATCAGCCTCGGTAACATGGCCGACCTCGACGAGAGCGACTTCATGGCTTACCTCGGGGAGGATCCAAAAACGGGCGTCATAACCGGTTACATCGAGGGCGTTAAGGACGGTAGAAAGTTCTTCAACACCGCCAGGGAGGTCACCCTAAGGAAGCCCGTTATCGTCCTAAAGAGCGGGAGAACGGAAGCGGGAGCCAAGGCCGCCGCATCCCACACGGGCTCACTGGCCGGTTCCTACGCCATCTACCGGGCGGCCTTCACTCAGGCCGGCGTCCTCGAGGCAAAGAGCATGCGCCAGCTCTTCAACTACGCCAAGGCATTGGCCATGCAGAAGCCCGCGAAGGGCAACCGCGTTGCTATCGTAACCAACGGCGGTGGAGCGGGGGTCATGATGAGCGACGGCCTGCTCGAGCGCGGCATGAAGCTCGCCGAGCTGAGCGAGGAAACCAGGGAGCGCTTCAGGAGGGACATCGAGGAGGGAAGGCTCCCGGAGCACATGAGCTACAGAAACCCCATCGACGTCATCGGCGACGCCCCGTCGAGCAGGTACGAGAGGGCCATGCGCTACGCGCTGGAGGACGAGAACGTCGATCTCCTCGTCGTTATAGCGCTCTTCCAGAGCCCCGCCCTCGACGAGGGAATCGTTGAGGCCGTTGCAAAGATGGGGGAGTACGGCAAGTCCATCGTCTTCGTCGCCCCCGGTGGGGACTACCCGCACAAGATGGCAAGGAACATCGAGCTCAGGGGCGTCCCGGTTTACGAGACCGTCGAGGACGGCGTCGATGCGGTCTACGCCCTCGTCAAGTACGGCGAGTGGTTGAGGGAGAACGGAAAACTTTAA
- a CDS encoding winged helix-turn-helix domain-containing protein — MAKVKVITDPEVIKLMLEDTRRKILGLLRNREMTISQLSEILGKTPQTIYHHIEKLKDAGLVEVKRTEMKGNLVEKYYGRTADAFYINLYLGDEELRYFARSRLKTKLEIFKALGYKFNDEELLDVMDRLLEKEHEFKTAISREIEASEEALKDFSNEDIIHAIEWLSMAKMGRDEESLELIQRLGKILKK; from the coding sequence ATGGCTAAGGTCAAGGTGATAACCGACCCGGAAGTCATAAAACTGATGCTGGAGGACACGAGGAGGAAGATACTGGGCCTTCTACGCAACAGGGAGATGACCATCTCCCAGCTCAGCGAGATTCTCGGAAAGACGCCCCAGACGATATACCACCACATCGAGAAGCTGAAGGACGCGGGACTGGTCGAGGTAAAGAGGACGGAGATGAAGGGCAACCTCGTGGAGAAGTACTACGGGAGAACCGCCGATGCGTTCTACATCAACCTCTACCTCGGCGACGAGGAGCTCCGCTACTTCGCCCGCTCCCGCCTGAAGACAAAGCTCGAGATCTTCAAGGCCCTGGGGTACAAATTCAACGACGAGGAGCTCCTCGACGTGATGGACCGCCTACTCGAGAAGGAGCACGAGTTCAAAACGGCGATATCGCGGGAGATAGAGGCCAGTGAGGAGGCCCTAAAGGACTTCTCCAACGAGGACATAATCCACGCCATCGAATGGCTCTCAATGGCGAAGATGGGACGCGATGAGGAGTCGCTCGAGCTGATCCAGAGGCTCGGTAAAATACTTAAGAAATGA